Sequence from the Catenuloplanes indicus genome:
GCCGTCCCGGCCACCACCCGCCTGCGCCGGTACCGCCCCGCCCCCGACAAGCACCACGACCGCCAGCACGGCCACGGCGACACGGTTACCTTTCATCGAGACTCCTCCCTACCGAAGTTCCGGAACTCTCTGGCGAACGCGACCGCCTCGCACGCTAGGCAACGCAGCGAACAACGTCAATGCGAGCTGCCTGCGATATGTGGAATCTGCCGAAAAGAGACCGAAACTTTCGGTACGGGATGACTATCCGTCGCGACGGATCCTGGCCAGCCAGTCGGCGACGAGGGACGCGCACAGGTCCCGCTTCTCGAACATCAGGTTGTGCCCGGCCGCGTCCAGCGCGACGAACGACGCGCGCGGGTAGTGCTCGACCCGGTTCCAGGCGTCGGCGTACCCCACGACGTGGTCCCGCCGCGCAGCTCGTGCGCGACGTGCCGGGCGATCATCCCACCGAACGAGCACCCTGCGACCTTACGGGACCGGCCACTGTCCCCGCTTCGACGGCGGTGCTGCGCTCATGACGACCGCGGCGGCGTCCGCGTGTTGCCGGGCGTCGATACCGTGAGGGTATGGTCGTTCCCGAGGCGGTGGCGCGGGCGGCGGACACCGGCGGCTTCGGTGCGGTGCGCGAGGTGCACGCGCCGGACGGGCCGGTGGCCGGGATCGGCGCGACGGTCGCCGGCCTGCTGTTCTGCGGGCTGTTCCTCGCGCTGTTCGCGCTGCTGACCGACGAGCCGGCCGCGTGGTACTGGTTCGGCCTGCTCGCGATCGCGCTGCTGGCCCGGGCCGTGGCGCGGGAGGTGCCGGCCGGCCGGCGGCGGGACCGTCCGCACTTCTACGTGTTCGCCGGTGGCCTGGTGCGCGACCACCGCGGCGAGACCACCGCCTGGGCGTGGAACGACGTCGAGTACGTGGAGCGCCCGTCCTACCAGGCCGGCGCGCAGGGCAGCGGCGGCTGGTCGTACACGTATCTGCTGCGCTCGTACCACGGGCTGGTGGAGATTCCACTGCCCCGGCACTTCGAGGGGGTCGCAACCGGGATCGCCGCAGCCGCGCTGGATCGCGCGCGGGCCGCGCTGAACCGCGGGGAGACGGTACGGTTCGGCCCGATCGAGGCCGGCCCGGACGGGCTGACCGTCAGCGGCGAGACGCTGCGCTGGCGGGAGATCGACAGCGTCGGTCACGGTCGCGAGTACGCCGGGATCTACCGGCGGACGCCACGCCGGATCTGGAAGCGGCTGCCGGTGGCCACGATCCCGGACGTGCGCGCACTGGCCTCGCTGGCCGGAGAGCGGGCACGCGCCAGCACCTGAGGCGCCTTCCCGTGTTCCCGGGATCGACCGCAGCCGGGGGACGGTGCCCGCGGGTTCTCGGTGACCAGCGGCGGGACCGGTGCCCGCGGGAGCACTCGGGACGCGACCACGCCGGAAGTGGGAAGATCAGATTTTGATCTCTGAAGGCGGGGGCGCCGGTGGAGCTGACCGCGTTCGAGTGGGTGCTGCTCGCGGGGGCGGCGTGCCTGATCGGGTTCGCGAAGACGGGGGTCGGTGGGGTCGCCGGTGTGGCGGTGGCCGCGTTCGCGACGGTGCTGCCGGCCAAGGAGTCGACGGCCGCGATCCTGGTGCTGCTGATCGTGGGTGACGTGCTGGCGGTGGCGCTGTACCGCAAGCACGCGGACTGGCGCCTACTGGCCCGGCTGCTGCCCGCGGTGGTGCCCGGGCTGGTGCTCGGCGCGTGGTTCGTGCACGTCGTCGACGAGACCGTGATGCGGCGGTCGATCGCGGTGATCCTGCTGGTGATGGTGGCGCTGCAGCTGTGGTCGTCCCGGCGGCGGCGCGAGGCGGCCACAGCCGCGGAGCGCGCACCGGAGAACAGGCCGGCGTGGCGGCGGCGGCTGGAGGCGGCCGGGATCGGGACGGTGGCGGGGTTCGCGACGATGACGGCGAACGCGGCCGGGCCGGTGATGACGCTGTACCTGCTGCTGTCCGGGCGGACCGTGATGCAGCTGCTCGGCACCGGCGCCTGGTACTTCCTGCTGGTCAACGTGGCGAAGGTGCCGTTCAGCGCGGGCCTGCGGCTGTTCAGCACGGACGCGCTGCTGATGGATCTGCTGCTGGTACCGGCGCTGCTGGCGGGTGCGGCCGCCGGTTCGCTGGTCGCGCGCCGGATCTCGCTGCGGCTCTTCGGCGACGTGACGCTCGTGCTGACCTCCGTCGCCGCGATCCTGCTGCTGGTGTGAACCCCACGGCCGGTCAGCTCACCACCCGCAGCACCGCGTCCGCCACCGTGCGCCGCACCTCCGCCGCCGGTGGCCGGTCCGGCACACGTCCCGGCGCATCCCGATCACGGACTCCACAGCCCGGAAACCGCAGCCAAAAACACAATTCATAGCATCGCAGGAATCGATCCTCGCGAAGCCGGACAGCTCGGCCACGCAAGCGGGCTCGGGTAAGAGACGAGGGGCGCCGGAGCCGCGGTTCGCGTCCGAGAACCGATTCAGTACGCGGTGAGCGCGAGCAGCAGGGAGGTGAGCGCG
This genomic interval carries:
- a CDS encoding alpha/beta fold hydrolase → MGYADAWNRVEHYPRASFVALDAAGHNLMFEKRDLCASLVADWLARIRRDG
- a CDS encoding DUF6585 family protein yields the protein MVVPEAVARAADTGGFGAVREVHAPDGPVAGIGATVAGLLFCGLFLALFALLTDEPAAWYWFGLLAIALLARAVAREVPAGRRRDRPHFYVFAGGLVRDHRGETTAWAWNDVEYVERPSYQAGAQGSGGWSYTYLLRSYHGLVEIPLPRHFEGVATGIAAAALDRARAALNRGETVRFGPIEAGPDGLTVSGETLRWREIDSVGHGREYAGIYRRTPRRIWKRLPVATIPDVRALASLAGERARAST
- a CDS encoding sulfite exporter TauE/SafE family protein, with amino-acid sequence MELTAFEWVLLAGAACLIGFAKTGVGGVAGVAVAAFATVLPAKESTAAILVLLIVGDVLAVALYRKHADWRLLARLLPAVVPGLVLGAWFVHVVDETVMRRSIAVILLVMVALQLWSSRRRREAATAAERAPENRPAWRRRLEAAGIGTVAGFATMTANAAGPVMTLYLLLSGRTVMQLLGTGAWYFLLVNVAKVPFSAGLRLFSTDALLMDLLLVPALLAGAAAGSLVARRISLRLFGDVTLVLTSVAAILLLV